In Spodoptera frugiperda isolate SF20-4 chromosome 31, AGI-APGP_CSIRO_Sfru_2.0, whole genome shotgun sequence, the genomic window GAATGTCAGGCCGATCAGAAGGTAGCCTGGAACAAgacatttttcatataaaaattaagACCTTGTAGACGTTGTGTAACTATTTTCAAGGCTAGTTTAACCTAATcgcatttaaattaatgattagtTATCTATAATTTAATCTGACGCATGGAAGGGCAATTGTCAGTATACACTACATACAATCGGTAAGTATTTAAATTAGATATTCATAGGTAATTGTAGCTACTTAGGAGTTTAAAGATTCGACTGTTTAAAAGCTAAGCCCTTTCGCGTACGGCATCGTATCGTAATCGTAAACATATCGTTACAACGTTCGAAATCGGAGTGACAATTACGACGCCATTTGAATTTAAGTACCAGCTTAGGCACTCGTCTTGCTCTCATCCTACGCGCGTATTACAATAAGTAGGTACGGATCATGTTTGTAGGGGTTAAcgacaggttaccggggctccggctcaaagcaggtgtaggaacggggtggtttttagtcagtaagagtctgacactccctcccgcctcacccaacgCACCgaagacatttgatgattttccccatttgAAAAAAGGGGTTAACGACCCCGTACAATAATGTTGccaatctaaaaaaataaacttacaagtGGTAGCAACTTTGTAGAGAGGTCGGTAGGGTTGTCCGGGGGAGTCGCCAGGGATGTAGTCGCCCAGTCCGATGGTGGTGAGCGATATGAAGCAGTAGTAGAACGAGTCTAGGAAGTCCCAGTCCGGCTCCACGTACGCAAACACACACGCTGGTACCACCAGGAAGAATAGCACGAGAGTTGTCACTGTGGAgaaaggaaataataaataaataactcatcTTTGTTTTTGCTAGAATAAATAGGGTATAATCAAGACATATGTACTAAAACAGATGGAGGTAGCTCaatcaattttattcaattcttTGTCGCACCCTGACTTTTTCAATGACGACATATTTAACGATGACTTTCTTTTACAACATCTTTAAGAAGACATGCAATACACGCATTCAACAGTTTCATTCAAAACTTTgtcttaacacattaaacgccatagggaggcaaaagtgaccggtgctagcggagaatttgccttaaacagatttttgttggcagtccacgtcttaataaagaaaaaattaaaatcttaccAATAATCATGAGATGCACTAAACGTATAGTGAAGGGCCGGTACAAATGTCCTAGCGCAGCATTGAGAGAGCGTAGTAAGGCAGTTGCTGGCAGAAGCAGGCGCTCCACCAACGCCGACAGCAGCACCAACGTCAGGGGTATACCGAGCAGCGCGTACATCATGCAGAACAGCTTGCCAGGCTTCGAGAGCGGAGTCACGTGGCCGTAGCCTGGAATAAAGGAGAGGCATGTTTAGAACATATTATGTACTTCTTAGGCTGTAGCTATAGGAGCCATGTTATTTCtttggattttaaataaattgtgagaTTTGTAAGTGAgcttaccggaggctcaattatccCCAATCTTCAAATCCTTAGGGCTCTCGCCCATGGCGACATTTTGTAGCGATGTTGTCGCATTTCTGCATAGATACGGTCgcaaaatgcaaataaaagtaGCATCGTTAAAAGAAATGCTGTTGCGGATACACTAAACGCGCGACAGCAACACTACAAAAAGTCGTCGTGGGCTAGGGCCCTTAGGATTAGGATTTTGCTTTTTAGGGGAtagcccccaaaaggtcggcaacatACTTGAAACGCAGTTGTCCATGaccattaacacattgaacgccgtgatgGTCGCCGGTGACCGACGATAGCGggggatttgccttcaacagttttctattggcagtcaaatcCTTAAGTAATCCATCAGCTCGGTTGcaaatctcataaaaaatacaacaccTTACAACATCGCATACGATACACTTACCGATGGTAGTAACAACAGTGGACGAGAAGAACAGCGACTGTCCAAAGCTCCAGTTGGGTCCTCCCGTGATGTTCCTCGAAGCTGACACGCCGCGGTTGCTCGCGCGCACCACTTCATCCAGCAACAGCTCCAGGTCATCGTCTGGTGAAGAAAAGGAGTAACTTTCGTTAATGTTCTTTATTGCAACTCCACgaccacaaaaataaattcgtatAACAATCAAATACTCTTTTTGGGCAATTATTAGTAAATCTCCGTTAGACATCATTATTCATTTGTTAAAGAGGACGTATGCTAAACATTGGGTACAAAAAAATACGTCGTACGTAAAATACGtcaatgtaaaattataagGTACCTATCCTATTTGgtaatcagtacccttagtacgaatttgctttacgtttaaagtaatcgtaaCGAGTCTACTTTCAGCCCT contains:
- the LOC118276158 gene encoding potassium channel subfamily K member 1 isoform X2 — protein: MRLVVPGCVNDARSIPALRVFVLASAMALYLTMGASVFQAIEGPLEQSIAEKLDQLKAQFLQDHPCVTDDDLELLLDEVVRASNRGVSASRNITGGPNWSFGQSLFFSSTVVTTIGYGHVTPLSKPGKLFCMMYALLGIPLTLVLLSALVERLLLPATALLRSLNAALGHLYRPFTIRLVHLMIIVTTLVLFFLVVPACVFAYVEPDWDFLDSFYYCFISLTTIGLGDYIPGDSPGQPYRPLYKVATTCYLLIGLTFLMLTLTVFYDIPQLNLSTVFSSVKLDDDPEKMRLSGSGVMGPGYGIGGLVMRDDYNHHDQRRSVVHIRPHLDDSPSPEDTTPVHARDIRVH